In the Penaeus chinensis breed Huanghai No. 1 chromosome 31, ASM1920278v2, whole genome shotgun sequence genome, one interval contains:
- the LOC125042157 gene encoding translation initiation factor IF-2-like — protein MATLESRAECERSGRGDPEGEATRGRGDRGRGDPRARRPRGEATLRARRPEGRGANPEGEAGRPEGEATRRARRPRGQATRGEASRGRRGCGLSSDPSSPGFAGDTEGEETRGRATRGEASRARRTRAKATEGEANRWDGAEGEETRGRRRTRVRGDPRARRPEGNGRIRGRLATRGEATRGRGDRGKRRPCGDADPRSRRPEARRTEGEATRGEGDLRAEGDPRAEATRGEADPRGGDPRARRPEGEATPRAGDPDWANRGDPKGEATRGRGDPEGDPGRGDEGEADPRDRNPKGEETRGRGDRGARRPEGESPEGEVDEGDGDRGRGDPR, from the exons AGTGGGCGAGGCGACCCTGAGGGCGAGGCGACACGAGGGCGAGGCgaccgagggcgaggcgacccgagggcgaggcgaccccgAGGGGAGGCGACCctgagggcgaggcgacccgaaGGGCGAGGCGCTAACCCCGAGGGCGAGGCGGGCCGACCCGAGGGAGAGGCGACCCGAAGGGCGAGGCGACCCAGAGGGCAGGCGACCCGAGGCGAGGCGtcccgagggaggagaggatgtggCCTCTCCTCAGATCCTTCCTCCCCTGGATTCGCAGGCGACACCGAGGGAGAGGAGACCCGAGGGCGGGCGACCCGAGGCGAGGCGTCGAGGGCGAGGCGAACGAGGGCGAAGGCGACCGAGGGAGAGGCGAACCGATGGGATGGCGCCGAGGGAGAGGAGACCCGAGGGCGAAGGCGAACCCGAGTGAGAGGAGACCCGcgggcgaggcgacccgagggcaACGGCCGAATCCGAGGGCGACTGGCGACCCGAGgagaggcgacccgagggcgaggcgaccgaGGGAAGAGGAGACCCTGCGGCGATGCCGACCCGAGGTCGAGGCGACCCGAGGCGAGGCGaaccgagggcgaggcgacccgggGCGAAGGCGACCTGAGGGCGGAGGGCGACCCGAGGGCCGAGGCGACCCGAGGCGAGGCCGACCCGAGGggaggcgacccgagggcgaggcgacccgagggcgaggcgaccccgAGGGCGGGCGACCCCGATTGGGCGAACCGAGGCGACCCgaagggcgaggcgacccgagggcgaggcgaccccgAGG gcgaccccgGGCGAGGCGACGAGGGCGAGGCGGACCCGAGGGATAGGAACCCTAAGGGAGAGgagacccgagggcgaggcgaccgaggcgcgaggcgacccgagggcgagtCGCCCGAGGGCGAGGTCGACGAGGGCGATGGAgaccgagggcgaggcgacccgaggtgA